A DNA window from Novosphingobium sp. RL4 contains the following coding sequences:
- a CDS encoding DUF2793 domain-containing protein has product MSDTITFDSASARFSLPFLYAGQSQKEVFVNEALARCDMLLHPAIEGETDLPPPSPSEGECWLVGMEASGAWNGQAGTLATFQGGNWMFVKPRHGMRVFDLSTRQEQLFWGSWRKASLPVEPLGGSTVDVQARAVIGQLVAALQALGIFPSA; this is encoded by the coding sequence ATGAGCGATACCATCACTTTCGACAGCGCCAGCGCGCGTTTCTCGCTGCCGTTTCTCTATGCCGGCCAGTCCCAGAAAGAGGTCTTCGTCAACGAAGCCCTGGCCCGCTGCGACATGCTACTGCACCCCGCGATCGAGGGCGAAACCGATCTCCCGCCTCCCTCCCCCTCGGAGGGAGAATGCTGGCTGGTCGGCATGGAAGCGAGCGGGGCCTGGAACGGGCAGGCGGGCACGCTTGCCACATTTCAGGGCGGAAACTGGATGTTCGTGAAACCACGGCACGGAATGCGCGTCTTCGATCTGTCGACCCGGCAGGAGCAACTATTTTGGGGCTCATGGAGAAAAGCTTCCCTTCCCGTGGAACCACTTGGCGGATCGACAGTTGATGTTCAGGCTCGGGCGGTGATCGGTCAACTGGTTGCTGCCCTGCAAGCCTTGGGTATCTTCCCGTCAGCATGA
- a CDS encoding OmpA family protein: protein MRKLVLGLALASTAIATPALARDKSWYLELDFGGMIVEDADLKVDGVSNAATADFKTGFDGGAVLGYDFGPFRLETEASYRQAPVKSFGGDASNLSFMVNGLLDFGPDDGLQGFVGGGAGVARVDADFIDDSDTGFAWQAIAGVRAPISSHWDVGLKYRFMNVANVDLVDVDGSSVSTRWRSHSLMGTLAYNFGEPAAPPPPPPPPPPPPPPPPPPPPPPVVECNKGPYIVFFDWDKSDITPEAATILDSAISAYGNCNSVPIMLAGYTDRSGTEKYNLGLSARRNDATRAYLTSHGIPDGSISSQAFGEANPRVPTADGVRELQNRRVEITYGPGSGM from the coding sequence ATGAGGAAACTCGTCCTTGGTCTGGCGCTGGCTTCGACAGCTATCGCCACGCCCGCGCTTGCGCGTGACAAGTCGTGGTATCTTGAACTCGACTTCGGCGGCATGATCGTCGAAGACGCTGATCTTAAGGTCGACGGCGTCAGCAACGCCGCAACTGCCGACTTCAAGACCGGCTTCGACGGCGGCGCCGTTCTCGGTTACGACTTCGGTCCGTTCCGTCTTGAAACCGAAGCCAGCTATCGCCAGGCTCCGGTCAAGTCCTTCGGCGGTGACGCCAGCAACCTGTCGTTCATGGTCAACGGCCTGCTCGATTTCGGTCCCGATGACGGCCTCCAGGGCTTCGTCGGCGGTGGTGCGGGCGTCGCTCGCGTCGATGCCGACTTCATCGACGATTCCGACACCGGCTTCGCATGGCAGGCTATCGCGGGCGTTCGCGCTCCGATCAGCAGCCACTGGGACGTGGGCCTGAAGTATCGCTTCATGAACGTCGCCAATGTCGACCTCGTCGACGTGGACGGTTCGTCGGTCAGCACCCGCTGGCGTTCGCACTCGCTCATGGGCACCCTGGCGTACAACTTCGGCGAACCGGCAGCTCCGCCGCCGCCCCCGCCGCCGCCCCCGCCGCCCCCGCCGCCTCCCCCGCCGCCGCCTCCGCCGCCGGTTGTGGAATGCAACAAGGGTCCGTACATCGTGTTCTTCGACTGGGATAAGTCGGACATCACGCCGGAAGCCGCCACCATTCTCGACAGCGCGATCAGTGCCTATGGCAACTGCAACAGCGTTCCGATCATGCTGGCCGGTTACACCGACCGTTCGGGTACCGAAAAGTACAACCTCGGCCTGTCGGCTCGTCGTAACGACGCTACCCGCGCGTATCTGACCAGCCACGGCATTCCGGACGGCTCGATCTCGAGCCAGGCGTTCGGTGAAGCTAACCCGCGCGTTCCGACTGCTGACGGCGTGCGCGAGCTGCAGAACCGCCGCGTCGAAATCACTTACGGTCCGGGTTCGGGCATGTAA
- a CDS encoding DUF3617 domain-containing protein produces the protein MTTGKARGLAPTRARGRKFDWTKRRAATVAVAAGALLLLGSGAQGQKRSLAMLDQLEPGSWELREHGESSVTRNLCIGNGRQLIQLRHQGIPCRAVVVEDTANEVVVQYTCRGQGYGRTRVRRETNGLIQIDSQGIVSGLPFVVTAEGRRTGSCRN, from the coding sequence AGCACGAGGTCTTGCGCCAACGCGCGCGAGGGGCCGCAAATTCGACTGGACGAAACGCAGGGCAGCGACGGTAGCAGTGGCAGCCGGGGCATTGCTGCTGCTTGGATCGGGCGCGCAAGGGCAGAAGCGATCGCTTGCGATGCTTGACCAGCTGGAGCCGGGCTCCTGGGAACTGCGTGAGCACGGCGAGAGCAGCGTCACGCGCAACCTTTGCATCGGAAATGGCAGGCAACTGATTCAGCTCAGGCATCAGGGGATTCCTTGCCGCGCGGTCGTGGTCGAGGACACGGCGAACGAAGTCGTCGTCCAGTATACCTGTCGCGGGCAGGGCTATGGCCGAACGCGGGTTCGGCGCGAGACCAATGGGCTGATCCAGATCGACAGTCAGGGGATCGTCAGCGGACTTCCCTTCGTTGTCACCGCTGAGGGACGGCGGACCGGTTCCTGCCGGAACTGA
- the queC gene encoding 7-cyano-7-deazaguanine synthase QueC yields MQDTSTLSGRKAVVLLSGGLDSMVSAGLAREAGYSINALTIDYNQRHRCEIDAAGKIAAFLGAERHVVLPLDLRQFGGSALTDDIEVPKDGVGPGVPVTYVPARNLVFLSLTLAWAEAIGASDIFIGVNALDYSGYPDCRPEFISAFENIATLATKEGDEGTKFSIHAPLQFLGKADIAREADRLGLDAGMSWSCYDPQPDGRACGECDSCRLRKSGFADAGLIDPTPYAA; encoded by the coding sequence ATGCAGGATACTTCAACGCTTTCAGGCCGCAAGGCGGTCGTCCTTCTCTCAGGAGGACTGGATTCGATGGTTTCGGCGGGGCTCGCACGAGAGGCGGGCTATTCCATCAATGCGCTGACGATCGACTATAACCAGCGTCATCGGTGCGAAATCGATGCCGCCGGCAAGATCGCCGCTTTCCTTGGCGCCGAACGTCATGTCGTGCTTCCGCTCGACTTGCGCCAGTTCGGCGGGTCTGCGCTGACGGACGATATCGAGGTGCCGAAGGATGGCGTCGGTCCCGGTGTTCCGGTGACGTATGTTCCCGCGCGCAACCTCGTTTTCCTGTCGCTTACGCTGGCTTGGGCCGAGGCAATCGGGGCTTCCGATATATTCATCGGCGTGAACGCGCTGGACTATTCGGGCTATCCCGACTGCCGTCCCGAATTCATCTCGGCGTTCGAGAACATCGCGACCCTGGCGACCAAGGAAGGCGACGAGGGCACGAAGTTCAGCATTCACGCGCCGCTGCAGTTCCTCGGCAAGGCGGATATCGCCCGCGAGGCGGATCGCCTTGGGCTGGATGCCGGCATGAGCTGGTCGTGCTACGATCCGCAGCCGGATGGCCGCGCCTGCGGAGAGTGTGACAGCTGCCGCCTGCGAAAGAGCGGCTTTGCCGATGCGGGGCTGATCGACCCTACGCCTTACGCCGCCTGA